In a single window of the Ruminococcus albus 7 = DSM 20455 genome:
- a CDS encoding helix-turn-helix domain-containing protein, with amino-acid sequence MWYDTIKQTSVKEVLFVGINKELSQREFIQRETGETHSPYEKELEFYSAVAAGNIERVKDLYTPLAVEGYGKLSDDPVRNVKYHLTITIALIARFCIEKGLPTETSYTISDIFINRLDVATSVEQLEDIHREVFIEYAKRMQKINSGNAYSKHVLMCLDIIYDNIYNGIRVQEIADKLGLTPQYLSKLFKQEVGVTISEFIMSRRIQAAENMLKFSEYAPLDIGNFLNFSSHSHFIACFRKHTGLTPKQFRENYFRMSWEGKE; translated from the coding sequence ATGTGGTATGATACTATAAAACAGACTTCTGTGAAGGAGGTGCTGTTCGTGGGCATCAACAAAGAACTTTCACAACGCGAATTTATACAGCGTGAGACCGGCGAAACTCATTCGCCGTATGAAAAAGAACTTGAGTTTTATTCAGCAGTTGCAGCAGGCAATATTGAGCGGGTAAAAGATCTTTACACTCCGCTGGCTGTTGAGGGCTACGGTAAACTCAGCGATGATCCTGTGAGAAATGTCAAGTATCATCTGACCATCACAATCGCGCTTATAGCCAGGTTCTGCATAGAGAAGGGTCTGCCTACCGAAACAAGCTATACTATAAGTGATATTTTCATTAATCGACTGGATGTTGCTACCTCTGTTGAACAGCTTGAGGATATCCACCGTGAGGTATTTATAGAGTATGCAAAGCGTATGCAGAAGATCAATTCGGGCAACGCTTACTCAAAGCACGTACTTATGTGTCTTGACATAATCTATGACAACATCTACAATGGCATACGTGTACAGGAGATAGCCGACAAGCTGGGTCTGACTCCACAGTATCTATCCAAGCTTTTCAAGCAGGAGGTAGGTGTGACTATATCGGAGTTCATAATGTCAAGGCGCATACAGGCTGCTGAGAATATGCTGAAATTTTCAGAGTATGCTCCGCTTGACATCGGCAATTTCCTGAATTTCAGCTCCCACAGCCATTTCATCGCCTGCTTCCGCAAGCACACGGGTCTTACCCCAAAACAGTTCCGTGAGAATTATTTCAGGATGAGCTGGGAAGGAAAAGAATAA
- a CDS encoding ABC transporter substrate-binding protein — MRKLKLTAAALLALALTIGVTACGSGNNGDSDKNGNNASSMPEKKLEEDQQDVVSRLADSMENVRELENNEIVWFSFYDINPTASADKDIGVDLALFQTKYNGKINYRQTTWETKFDDLANSIMAGNSPDFIGADDMDVFPKGAIKNMIEPIDDYINFDDPLWSQMKNANDQFMYKGKHYVAVSRVDPSYIWIYNKTVMEDNGYEDPAELYYKGEWNWDKLSEMCVDFTDAEADKWAMDGWYYENALTESSGKPLVGMENGNIVNNINTPELAKAQNMMYELQKNNVVYPKHLHEWKVRGDVFGTGIASGDTLFYPIGLWAIEDAPSVTAPYGDLAAGEVMFVPVPCAKDSDNMYVPSRIHGFCIAKGAKNPEGVAAWLDCTRYAEIDEEAHQITLDQYKKDYGWTDEMLQMRDEIYAKAAEHPVFEFAQGVSSDLSNLTDNIIKNSMNPAESHTWTSTVAENEKALDYLIKEAQEKTEE, encoded by the coding sequence ATGAGAAAATTAAAACTCACAGCAGCAGCACTGCTTGCACTGGCTCTCACTATAGGCGTAACAGCGTGCGGCTCAGGCAATAACGGCGATTCAGACAAAAACGGCAACAACGCATCTTCGATGCCTGAAAAAAAGCTGGAAGAAGATCAGCAGGATGTTGTTTCAAGACTTGCTGACAGCATGGAAAATGTCAGAGAACTGGAAAACAATGAGATCGTATGGTTCTCATTCTATGATATCAACCCGACTGCTTCAGCAGATAAGGACATCGGTGTTGACCTTGCTCTGTTCCAGACCAAGTATAACGGCAAGATAAATTACAGACAGACAACATGGGAAACTAAGTTCGACGATCTCGCAAATTCTATCATGGCAGGCAATTCACCCGATTTCATCGGTGCTGACGATATGGACGTATTCCCCAAGGGCGCCATAAAGAACATGATCGAGCCTATTGATGATTATATCAATTTCGATGATCCGCTGTGGAGCCAGATGAAGAATGCTAACGATCAGTTTATGTACAAGGGAAAACACTATGTAGCCGTTTCCCGTGTTGATCCAAGTTATATCTGGATATACAATAAAACTGTTATGGAAGACAACGGTTATGAGGATCCCGCCGAACTTTACTACAAGGGCGAATGGAACTGGGACAAGCTTTCCGAGATGTGCGTAGACTTTACAGACGCCGAAGCTGATAAATGGGCTATGGACGGCTGGTATTACGAGAATGCACTCACTGAATCCTCCGGTAAACCTCTTGTAGGTATGGAGAATGGCAACATCGTAAACAACATAAATACTCCTGAGCTCGCCAAAGCACAGAACATGATGTATGAGCTCCAGAAGAACAACGTTGTATACCCCAAACATCTGCATGAGTGGAAGGTAAGAGGCGACGTATTCGGTACAGGTATAGCATCAGGCGATACACTGTTCTATCCCATAGGTCTGTGGGCTATCGAAGATGCTCCCAGCGTAACAGCTCCTTACGGTGATCTTGCTGCAGGTGAAGTAATGTTCGTTCCTGTTCCTTGTGCTAAGGATTCAGACAATATGTACGTTCCTTCAAGGATCCACGGATTCTGCATCGCCAAGGGTGCTAAGAATCCTGAGGGTGTTGCTGCTTGGCTCGACTGCACAAGATATGCAGAAATAGACGAAGAAGCTCACCAGATCACACTTGATCAATATAAGAAAGATTACGGCTGGACAGATGAAATGCTCCAGATGCGCGATGAGATCTATGCAAAAGCAGCTGAGCATCCTGTATTTGAGTTTGCACAGGGCGTTTCCAGTGATCTGTCAAATCTGACTGATAATATAATCAAGAATTCTATGAACCCTGCCGAGTCCCATACCTGGACCTCTACTGTAGCAGAGAACGAAAAGGCTCTCGACTATCTGATAAAAGAGGCTCAGGAAAAGACTGAGGAATAA
- a CDS encoding NPXTG-anchored protein codes for MKAKRIFAGFSAAFIAAAMTITVSATKLSDICAPSDTDAAKNDLWYGVGAMGFFMNNDGKWSWNQSEWFGIDAEGKISVEYKISPILADKTISNKGSLGEMGVMICNLDKAIKAAGLENDSTYPIELSVTEAKFVAEDGTETVFNDMMNITEMPRDAEGDIRFHIRPTDKVDKDTQEVLLTANPEVAGWDEEGAFNGGTLYFTIDFGAPDAAGDNKKVESKEDSKKESKAESKSSNTDSTSSASSAVSNTLNNSNTNTGSATGAVLGMMSVAAAGAIVAKKKH; via the coding sequence ATGAAAGCTAAAAGAATTTTTGCGGGTTTTTCCGCAGCATTTATCGCAGCAGCTATGACTATTACAGTATCCGCAACAAAGCTCTCTGATATCTGTGCTCCCAGTGATACTGATGCAGCAAAGAACGATCTGTGGTACGGCGTAGGTGCTATGGGATTCTTCATGAACAACGACGGTAAGTGGTCCTGGAACCAGAGCGAATGGTTCGGGATCGATGCTGAGGGCAAGATATCCGTTGAATACAAGATCAGCCCCATTCTGGCAGACAAGACCATATCCAACAAAGGCTCACTTGGTGAAATGGGCGTTATGATATGCAATCTCGACAAGGCAATAAAAGCTGCAGGTCTCGAAAACGATTCCACTTATCCAATCGAGCTGAGCGTTACTGAGGCTAAATTCGTTGCTGAGGACGGCACTGAAACAGTATTCAACGATATGATGAATATCACAGAGATGCCGCGTGATGCCGAGGGCGATATAAGATTCCACATCCGTCCTACTGACAAAGTCGATAAGGATACTCAGGAAGTGCTGCTGACCGCAAACCCCGAAGTTGCAGGCTGGGATGAGGAAGGTGCTTTCAACGGCGGTACACTGTATTTTACAATAGATTTCGGCGCACCTGATGCTGCAGGTGATAACAAAAAGGTCGAAAGCAAGGAAGACTCCAAGAAGGAAAGCAAAGCTGAATCAAAGTCAAGCAATACTGACAGTACCTCATCTGCATCTTCAGCAGTTTCCAATACATTAAATAACTCAAACACCAACACAGGATCGGCAACAGGTGCAGTACTTGGTATGATGTCTGTTGCGGCTGCAGGTGCGATAGTTGCAAAGAAGAAGCACTGA